A window of Burkholderia ubonensis contains these coding sequences:
- a CDS encoding 2Fe-2S iron-sulfur cluster-binding protein translates to MPCVRVLPHPALCPNGHAFDAPRGTSLCESLLASGIALEHACEMVAACATCHVYVREGGASLPPPDDEENDQLDRAWGLDAQSRLACCVSLGNDDLTIELPRHTRNLARER, encoded by the coding sequence ATGCCCTGCGTCCGGGTTCTGCCCCATCCTGCGCTGTGTCCCAACGGCCATGCATTCGATGCGCCGCGCGGCACGTCGTTGTGCGAGAGCCTGCTCGCCAGCGGCATCGCGCTCGAGCACGCATGCGAGATGGTCGCCGCATGCGCGACCTGCCATGTGTACGTGCGAGAAGGCGGCGCGTCGCTCCCGCCGCCGGACGACGAAGAGAACGACCAGCTCGATCGCGCGTGGGGGCTCGACGCGCAGTCGCGGCTCGCGTGCTGCGTGAGCCTCGGCAACGACGACCTGACGATCGAACTCCCGCGCCACACGCGCAATCTCGCACGCGAACGCTGA
- the hscA gene encoding Fe-S protein assembly chaperone HscA, protein MALLQIAEPGRAAAPHQHRLAAGIDLGTTNSLVATVQSALARVLPDADGHALLPSIVRYLPSGATEIGRLAQLRQVDDPQNTIVSVKRLMGRGLADVAGADALPYRFVERPGMVALDTAGGVRTPVEVSAEILRALRVRAETALGGELAGVVITVPAYFDDAQRQATKDAARLAGLTVLRLLNEPTAAAVAYGLDRGAQGAYVVYDLGGGTFDVSVLKLANGVFEVLATGGDSALGGDDFDHAIAAWLCRAHGVDTLASHAPGDQRAMLSAARAAKETLSHAASADLAIRLSNGVELRQTLSRAAFAGLAEALVARTLAATKRALRDAQLAIGELDGVILVGGSTRMPVVRDAVRSLFGREPLADIDPDQVVALGAAKQADILAGNAGSDAWLLLDVCPLSLGIETMGGLVEKIIPRNSTIPVARAQEFTTFKDGQTAMSIHVVQGERESVGDCRSLARFTLRGIPPAVAGAARIRVTFQIDADGLLAVTAREQRSGVDAHVEVKPSYGLSDDQVASMLRDAIDTSVADMQLRAWREAQVDARRMLDATEAALTEHASLLSADELAAVRQALFRVADALGTAAPLDALREAADALSRATEQFAARRMDASIRSALAGRALDSLA, encoded by the coding sequence ATGGCCCTGCTGCAGATCGCCGAACCCGGCCGCGCCGCCGCGCCGCATCAGCACCGGCTCGCCGCCGGCATCGACCTCGGCACGACCAACTCGCTCGTCGCGACCGTGCAGAGCGCGCTCGCGCGCGTGCTGCCGGATGCGGACGGCCACGCGCTGCTGCCGTCGATCGTGCGCTATCTGCCGTCCGGCGCAACCGAGATCGGCCGGCTCGCGCAGCTGCGTCAGGTCGACGATCCGCAGAACACGATCGTGTCGGTGAAGCGCCTGATGGGCCGCGGCCTCGCGGATGTCGCGGGCGCCGACGCCCTGCCGTACCGGTTCGTCGAACGGCCCGGCATGGTCGCGCTCGACACGGCCGGCGGCGTTCGCACGCCCGTCGAGGTGTCGGCCGAGATCCTGCGCGCGCTGCGCGTGCGCGCCGAGACGGCGCTCGGCGGCGAGCTGGCCGGCGTCGTCATCACGGTGCCCGCGTATTTCGACGACGCGCAGCGGCAAGCGACCAAGGACGCCGCGCGGCTCGCCGGCCTGACCGTGCTGCGCCTGCTGAACGAGCCGACGGCCGCCGCGGTCGCTTACGGCCTCGACCGCGGCGCGCAAGGCGCGTACGTCGTCTACGATCTCGGCGGCGGCACCTTCGACGTGTCGGTGCTGAAGCTCGCGAACGGCGTGTTCGAGGTGCTCGCGACGGGCGGCGACTCGGCACTCGGCGGCGACGATTTCGATCACGCGATCGCGGCTTGGCTGTGCCGCGCGCACGGCGTCGACACGCTCGCCTCGCACGCGCCGGGCGACCAGCGCGCGATGCTGAGCGCCGCGCGCGCGGCGAAGGAAACGCTGTCGCACGCGGCGAGCGCCGATCTCGCGATCCGGCTGTCGAACGGCGTCGAGCTGCGGCAAACGCTGTCGCGCGCGGCGTTCGCGGGGCTCGCGGAAGCGCTCGTCGCGCGCACGCTGGCGGCGACCAAACGCGCGCTGCGCGACGCGCAGCTGGCGATCGGCGAGCTGGACGGCGTGATCCTCGTCGGCGGATCGACGCGGATGCCGGTCGTGCGCGACGCGGTGCGCAGCCTGTTCGGCCGCGAACCGCTGGCCGACATCGATCCCGATCAGGTGGTCGCGCTCGGCGCCGCGAAACAGGCCGACATCCTCGCCGGCAACGCCGGCAGCGACGCGTGGCTGCTGCTCGACGTGTGCCCGCTGTCGCTCGGCATCGAGACGATGGGCGGCCTCGTCGAGAAGATCATTCCGCGCAACTCGACGATTCCGGTCGCACGCGCGCAGGAATTCACGACGTTCAAGGACGGCCAGACCGCGATGTCGATTCACGTCGTGCAGGGCGAGCGCGAATCGGTGGGCGACTGCCGCTCGCTCGCGCGCTTCACGCTGCGCGGAATTCCGCCCGCGGTGGCCGGCGCCGCGCGCATCCGCGTCACGTTCCAGATCGACGCCGACGGGCTGCTGGCCGTCACCGCGCGCGAGCAGCGCAGCGGCGTGGATGCGCACGTCGAAGTGAAGCCGTCTTACGGACTGAGCGACGACCAGGTCGCCTCGATGCTGCGCGATGCGATCGACACGTCCGTGGCGGACATGCAGCTGCGCGCGTGGCGCGAAGCGCAGGTCGATGCGCGCCGGATGCTCGACGCGACCGAAGCCGCGCTGACGGAGCATGCATCGCTGCTGTCGGCCGACGAACTCGCGGCGGTCCGGCAGGCGCTGTTCCGCGTCGCCGATGCGCTCGGCACGGCCGCGCCGCTCGACGCGCTACGCGAGGCCGCCGACGCGCTGTCCCGCGCCACCGAGCAGTTCGCCGCGCGCCGGATGGATGCGTCGATCCGCAGCGCGCTCGCCGGGCGCGCACTCGACAGCCTCGCGTAA
- the iscA gene encoding iron-sulfur cluster assembly protein IscA, with product MAISVTPAAARHIEKELQKRGAGLGLRVAVKTSGCSGFAYALEFVDAPNDDDLCFATHGVTVVVDPRSLPMLDGTELDFVREGLNEGFKFHNPNATANCGCGESFAV from the coding sequence ATGGCCATCTCCGTCACTCCAGCGGCCGCGCGCCACATCGAGAAGGAGCTGCAAAAGCGCGGCGCCGGGCTCGGCCTGCGCGTCGCGGTCAAGACGAGCGGCTGCTCCGGCTTCGCCTACGCGCTCGAATTCGTCGACGCGCCGAACGACGACGATCTGTGCTTCGCGACGCACGGCGTGACCGTCGTCGTCGACCCGCGCAGCCTGCCGATGCTCGACGGCACCGAGCTCGACTTCGTCCGCGAGGGCCTGAACGAAGGCTTCAAGTTCCACAACCCGAACGCGACCGCGAACTGCGGCTGCGGCGAGAGCTTCGCCGTCTGA
- the erpA gene encoding iron-sulfur cluster insertion protein ErpA: protein MELLQPSADAAPVPLPAFLDFTPNAAAKVAALIDAEGNPQLKLRLYVSGGGCSGFQYGFAFDDQVADDDLQVVTDGVTLLIDAMSRQYLAGARVDYEDGLEGSRFVIQNPNAQSTCGCGSSFSV from the coding sequence ATGGAACTCCTGCAACCGTCCGCCGACGCCGCGCCCGTCCCGCTGCCGGCCTTTCTGGACTTCACGCCCAACGCGGCCGCGAAAGTCGCGGCGCTGATCGACGCGGAAGGCAACCCGCAGCTGAAACTGCGGCTCTACGTGTCGGGCGGCGGCTGCTCGGGCTTTCAATACGGTTTCGCGTTCGACGACCAGGTCGCCGATGACGACCTGCAAGTCGTCACCGACGGCGTCACGCTGCTGATCGACGCGATGAGCCGGCAATACCTCGCGGGCGCCCGCGTCGACTACGAGGACGGGCTCGAAGGCTCGCGCTTCGTGATCCAGAACCCGAACGCGCAGAGCACGTGCGGCTGCGGCAGTTCCTTTTCCGTGTGA
- the iscU gene encoding Fe-S cluster assembly scaffold IscU, with protein MAYSDKVLDHYENPRNVGSFDAGADDVGTGMVGAPACGDVMRLQIRVNADGVIEDARFKTYGCGSAIASSSLVTEWVRGRTLDEALAIKNTDIAEELALPPVKIHCSILAEDAIKAAVADFRSRHPGAGGETLAEQPVCTSTPN; from the coding sequence ATGGCCTATAGCGACAAGGTCCTCGACCACTACGAAAACCCGCGCAACGTCGGCTCGTTCGACGCCGGCGCCGACGACGTCGGCACCGGCATGGTCGGCGCGCCCGCATGCGGCGACGTGATGCGGCTGCAGATCCGCGTGAATGCCGACGGCGTGATCGAGGACGCGAGATTCAAGACCTACGGCTGCGGCTCCGCGATCGCGTCGAGCTCGCTCGTCACCGAATGGGTGCGCGGCCGCACGCTCGACGAAGCGCTCGCGATCAAGAACACCGACATCGCCGAAGAACTCGCGCTGCCGCCCGTGAAGATTCACTGCTCGATTCTCGCCGAGGACGCGATCAAGGCCGCCGTCGCCGATTTCCGCTCGCGGCATCCGGGCGCGGGCGGCGAGACGCTCGCCGAGCAGCCGGTCTGCACGTCCACGCCGAACTGA
- the nifA gene encoding nif-specific transcriptional activator NifA encodes MPNSHASEHRRDLDVVYEVGKTLISSLDVSQTFLTSLRYLSYTLGWRSAFVVVVEPDGYLRGLCCTGLADDWRQRVRFLPGEGIVGRIFTSGSPVIVPEVRDEPLFLDRTGGAGEPDDGSVAMLGMPIRHEQRTLGVLVAFCSNPDRNRVFANDLYLMKIVATLMGQAMLLHRSVSCAHDRLQDEVRRMQKAIRPVQQLDQVVGVSAPMQQVFSQVHQVAPARTTVLLRGESGTGKEVIARAIHRLSPRNDHAFISVNCAALTETLLESELFGHEKGAFTGAQGLRKGRFELAHGGTLFLDEIGDISPSFQAKLLRVLQEREFERVGGAAPVKVDVRLILATNRNLERMVKEGEFRADLYYRINVVSIQLPPLRERRDDIPAMAQHFLDRFNRDNGRTLRFSEDAMRVLTSCYWPGNVRELENCVERTATMTHHDTIDRLAFLCQEDRCLTKVLHHIEREDAVRPARLLDIPICEVPAPGAGDHRGLPRDGGFADDPFDDAFHEHEHDHDDAFAMNGDDEGKPEGERERLIWAMERCGWVQAKAARLLKITPRQIGYALHKYGIEVRRF; translated from the coding sequence ATGCCGAATTCCCATGCAAGCGAGCATCGCCGTGATCTCGACGTGGTCTATGAAGTGGGCAAGACGCTGATATCGTCGCTCGACGTCTCGCAGACCTTCCTCACGTCGCTGCGTTACCTGTCGTACACGCTGGGCTGGCGCTCGGCGTTCGTCGTCGTCGTCGAGCCGGACGGCTACCTGCGCGGCCTGTGCTGCACCGGCCTCGCCGACGACTGGCGCCAGCGCGTGCGCTTCCTGCCCGGCGAGGGCATCGTCGGACGCATCTTCACGAGCGGCTCGCCGGTGATCGTGCCGGAAGTGCGCGACGAGCCGCTGTTCCTCGATCGCACGGGCGGCGCGGGCGAGCCCGACGACGGCTCGGTCGCGATGCTCGGCATGCCGATCCGCCACGAGCAGCGCACGCTGGGCGTGCTGGTCGCGTTTTGTTCGAACCCCGATCGCAACCGCGTGTTCGCGAACGACCTGTATCTGATGAAGATCGTCGCGACGCTGATGGGGCAGGCGATGCTGCTACATCGCAGCGTCAGCTGCGCGCACGACCGCCTGCAGGACGAGGTGCGGCGCATGCAGAAGGCGATCCGGCCGGTGCAGCAGCTCGATCAGGTGGTCGGCGTGTCGGCGCCGATGCAGCAGGTGTTCTCGCAGGTCCATCAGGTCGCGCCGGCTCGCACGACGGTGCTGCTGCGCGGCGAGAGCGGCACCGGCAAGGAGGTGATCGCGCGCGCGATCCACCGGCTGTCGCCGCGCAACGACCACGCGTTCATCTCGGTGAACTGCGCGGCGCTGACCGAGACGCTGCTCGAAAGCGAGCTGTTCGGGCACGAGAAGGGCGCGTTCACCGGTGCGCAGGGATTGCGCAAGGGGCGTTTCGAACTGGCGCATGGCGGCACGCTGTTCCTCGACGAGATCGGCGACATCTCGCCGTCGTTCCAGGCGAAGCTGCTGCGCGTGCTGCAGGAGCGCGAGTTCGAGCGGGTCGGCGGCGCGGCGCCGGTGAAAGTCGATGTGAGATTGATTCTCGCCACCAATCGCAATCTCGAGCGGATGGTGAAGGAAGGCGAGTTCCGCGCCGATCTCTACTACCGGATCAACGTCGTCAGCATCCAGTTGCCGCCGCTGCGCGAGCGGCGCGACGACATCCCCGCGATGGCCCAGCACTTTCTCGATCGCTTCAACCGCGACAACGGCCGCACGCTGCGCTTCAGCGAGGACGCGATGCGCGTGCTGACGAGCTGCTACTGGCCCGGCAACGTGCGCGAGCTCGAGAACTGCGTCGAGCGCACCGCGACGATGACGCATCACGACACGATCGACCGCCTCGCGTTCCTGTGCCAGGAGGACCGCTGCCTGACGAAGGTGCTGCATCACATCGAGCGCGAGGACGCGGTGCGTCCCGCGCGGCTGCTCGACATTCCGATCTGCGAGGTGCCCGCGCCGGGCGCGGGCGATCACCGCGGCTTGCCGCGCGACGGCGGCTTCGCGGACGACCCGTTCGACGACGCGTTCCATGAACACGAGCACGACCACGACGACGCGTTCGCGATGAACGGCGACGACGAAGGCAAGCCGGAAGGCGAGCGCGAGCGGCTGATCTGGGCGATGGAGCGCTGCGGCTGGGTGCAGGCGAAGGCCGCGCGCCTGTTGAAGATCACGCCGCGACAGATCGGCTACGCGCTGCACAAGTACGGCATCGAGGTGCGGCGGTTCTGA
- the nifB gene encoding nitrogenase cofactor biosynthesis protein NifB — translation MHSAQNVGMPPASAYIGIGEIKPLGMPADVPAAGGGCGTQGGDGKASCGSSGGPDDMPAEIWEKVKNHPCYSEEAHHHYARMHVAVAPACNIQCNYCNRKYDCSNESRPGVVSQKLTPEQAVKKVVAVASEIPQMTVLGIAGPGDSLANPQKTFDTFRMLQEQAPDIKLCLSTNGLALPALVDEICRYNIDHVTITINMVDPAVGAKIYPWIFWDHRRVTGYEAAQILHEQQMKGLEMLTARGVLTKINSVLIPGVNDEHLIEVNREVKKRGAFLHNIMPLISEPEHGTYFGLNGQRGPSAQELKAVQDACMGGANLMRHCRQCRADAVGLLGEDRSDEFTLDRIEEMEVVYDLDRRRAYQDRVEAERSAQHAAKQEALAASMASDVATDLKVLVAVATKGGGRVNEHFGHVSEFQIFEVSASEALFVGHRRVDLYCQGGFGDDEQLPSVVRAINDCHAVLVAKIGACPRDELAHAGIEPVERFSGEFIEKAALAWFDDYRSRVASGAVVHADRGDAAIRQGAYTGSAAA, via the coding sequence ATGCACAGCGCACAGAACGTCGGCATGCCCCCCGCGTCGGCCTATATCGGCATCGGCGAGATCAAACCGCTCGGTATGCCAGCGGACGTCCCGGCAGCGGGCGGCGGTTGCGGCACGCAGGGCGGCGACGGCAAGGCGAGCTGCGGCTCGTCGGGCGGCCCCGACGACATGCCGGCCGAGATCTGGGAGAAGGTCAAGAACCACCCGTGCTACTCGGAAGAGGCGCATCACCACTACGCGCGGATGCACGTCGCCGTCGCGCCCGCCTGCAACATCCAGTGCAACTACTGCAACCGCAAATACGACTGCTCGAACGAGTCGCGCCCCGGCGTCGTGTCGCAGAAGCTCACGCCCGAGCAGGCGGTCAAGAAGGTCGTCGCGGTCGCGAGCGAGATTCCGCAGATGACGGTGCTCGGCATCGCCGGCCCCGGCGATTCGCTCGCGAACCCGCAGAAGACCTTCGACACGTTCCGGATGCTCCAGGAGCAGGCGCCCGACATCAAGCTGTGCCTGTCGACCAACGGCCTCGCGCTGCCTGCGCTGGTCGACGAGATCTGCCGCTACAACATCGACCACGTGACGATCACGATCAACATGGTCGACCCGGCCGTCGGCGCGAAGATCTATCCGTGGATCTTCTGGGATCACCGGCGCGTGACCGGCTACGAGGCCGCGCAGATCCTCCACGAGCAGCAGATGAAGGGGCTCGAGATGCTCACCGCGCGCGGCGTGCTGACCAAGATCAACTCGGTGCTGATCCCCGGCGTCAACGACGAGCACCTGATCGAGGTCAACCGCGAGGTGAAGAAGCGCGGCGCCTTCCTGCACAACATCATGCCGCTGATCTCCGAACCCGAGCACGGCACCTATTTCGGCCTGAACGGCCAGCGCGGACCGAGCGCGCAGGAACTGAAGGCCGTGCAGGACGCGTGCATGGGCGGCGCGAACCTGATGCGGCACTGCCGGCAATGCCGCGCGGACGCGGTCGGCCTGCTCGGCGAGGACCGCAGCGACGAGTTCACGCTCGACCGGATCGAGGAGATGGAAGTGGTCTACGACCTCGATCGCCGCCGGGCCTATCAGGACCGCGTCGAGGCCGAACGCAGCGCGCAGCATGCGGCGAAGCAGGAGGCGCTCGCGGCGTCGATGGCGAGCGACGTCGCCACGGATCTCAAGGTGCTGGTCGCCGTCGCGACGAAGGGCGGCGGGCGCGTCAACGAGCACTTCGGCCACGTGAGCGAATTCCAGATTTTCGAGGTGTCCGCGTCGGAAGCGCTGTTCGTCGGCCATCGCCGCGTCGACCTCTACTGCCAGGGCGGTTTCGGCGACGACGAGCAATTGCCGTCCGTCGTGCGCGCGATCAACGACTGCCACGCGGTGCTGGTCGCGAAGATCGGCGCGTGCCCGCGCGACGAGCTGGCGCACGCCGGCATCGAGCCGGTCGAGCGCTTCTCCGGCGAGTTCATAGAGAAGGCCGCGCTCGCATGGTTCGACGATTACCGCAGCCGCGTCGCGTCCGGCGCGGTCGTGCATGCGGATCGCGGCGACGCGGCGATCCGGCAGGGCGCGTACACCGGCAGCGCGGCGGCGTAA
- a CDS encoding 4Fe-4S binding protein — protein sequence MSLKIIASTCTGCSACEPECPNVAIGEKGGVFAIDPKKCTECEGHFDSPQCVAVCPVDGCIVPA from the coding sequence ATGTCCCTGAAGATCATCGCTTCGACCTGCACCGGCTGCTCGGCGTGCGAACCGGAGTGCCCGAACGTCGCGATCGGCGAAAAAGGCGGCGTATTCGCGATCGATCCCAAGAAGTGCACCGAATGCGAAGGGCACTTCGACAGCCCGCAATGCGTCGCGGTGTGCCCGGTCGACGGCTGCATCGTGCCGGCGTGA
- a CDS encoding HesB/IscA family protein, which produces MLPNVTITAAADKFMRRIVRFSGLPAGAGFRLVVSAGGCSGYNAAFSAEAAPQAGEAVLDADGLRVFLPAESRMLLDGVTIDFVETATQSGFTFTNPNQAPCACSSAAPAEPGVAKIGIDAIGRGRPPELSRAS; this is translated from the coding sequence ATGCTGCCGAATGTCACCATCACCGCCGCGGCGGACAAGTTCATGCGCCGTATCGTGCGTTTCTCGGGCTTGCCGGCCGGCGCGGGCTTCCGGCTCGTCGTCAGCGCCGGCGGCTGCTCGGGCTATAACGCGGCGTTCAGCGCCGAGGCCGCGCCGCAGGCGGGCGAGGCGGTGCTCGACGCCGACGGCCTGCGCGTGTTCCTGCCCGCGGAAAGCCGGATGCTGCTCGACGGCGTGACGATCGATTTCGTCGAAACGGCGACGCAGTCGGGCTTCACGTTCACGAACCCGAACCAGGCGCCGTGCGCGTGCAGCAGCGCCGCGCCGGCGGAGCCCGGCGTCGCGAAGATCGGCATCGACGCGATCGGCCGCGGCCGGCCGCCCGAGCTGTCGCGCGCGTCGTGA
- a CDS encoding 4Fe4S-binding leucine-rich repeat protein yields MNRSPRSPHAGRSPRERAAGPARDSALGRARSVPAQADANAPAAPRASAPAGDIPPLDWQGGALDCARCPYAALRGRAGEAGCEPGRACMQDAYARRIDRFFSWHPALANEQLAHPYFEVRAIAARYADVFRLPALIDDPDETVRLQVALRLPHAYLSRLAGDPHREVRIRVAQRVDPAVLASMRTDPDYGVRDWVARRLPVALLPSMARDADRGVRMRVAERLDMPALLRMVDDADAEVRRRVAARLPAPLLGNLLGDADWRVRWEIARRAPPGIVVLLLDDADDEVCALARRRLRSDDPSQPLELDSGADHG; encoded by the coding sequence ATGAACCGCTCGCCACGCTCCCCGCACGCAGGGCGGTCGCCGCGCGAGCGCGCCGCCGGGCCGGCTCGCGATAGCGCGCTCGGCCGGGCGCGCAGCGTCCCGGCGCAGGCCGACGCGAACGCGCCGGCCGCGCCGCGCGCGTCGGCGCCCGCCGGCGACATCCCGCCGCTGGATTGGCAGGGCGGCGCGCTCGACTGTGCGCGCTGCCCGTACGCGGCGCTGCGGGGCCGCGCGGGCGAAGCCGGCTGCGAGCCGGGCCGCGCCTGCATGCAGGACGCGTATGCGCGCCGGATCGACCGCTTCTTCAGCTGGCATCCGGCACTCGCCAACGAACAGCTCGCGCACCCGTATTTCGAGGTGCGCGCGATCGCCGCGCGCTACGCGGACGTGTTCCGGCTGCCCGCGCTGATCGACGATCCGGACGAAACCGTGCGGCTGCAGGTGGCGCTGCGCCTGCCGCACGCATATCTGTCGCGGCTCGCGGGCGATCCGCACCGCGAGGTGCGGATCCGCGTCGCGCAGCGCGTCGATCCGGCCGTGCTCGCGAGCATGCGGACCGATCCCGACTACGGCGTGCGCGACTGGGTCGCGCGCCGCCTGCCGGTCGCCCTGCTGCCGTCGATGGCGCGGGACGCCGATCGCGGCGTGCGCATGCGCGTGGCCGAGCGGCTCGACATGCCGGCGCTGCTGCGGATGGTGGACGACGCGGACGCCGAGGTGCGCCGGCGCGTCGCCGCGCGGCTGCCGGCGCCGCTGCTCGGCAACCTGCTCGGCGACGCGGATTGGCGCGTGCGCTGGGAGATCGCGCGGCGCGCGCCGCCGGGCATCGTCGTGCTGCTGCTCGACGATGCGGATGACGAAGTGTGCGCGCTCGCCAGGCGCAGGCTGCGTTCGGACGATCCGTCGCAACCGCTGGAACTCGATAGTGGAGCCGACCATGGCTGA
- a CDS encoding nitrogen fixation protein NifZ, which produces MADINRDDDVIEVAHPPRFSFGERVVARSAVRNDGTYSGKDIGEVLVNKGDVGYVTSINTFLQQFYIYAVDFVDTGHRVGMRAKELCTLDNLPDDVLAKLGAHAGRLGELGRAVAADGPHAAARGEPETSS; this is translated from the coding sequence ATGGCTGACATCAACCGCGACGACGACGTGATCGAGGTCGCCCATCCGCCGCGTTTTTCGTTCGGCGAGCGGGTGGTCGCGCGCTCGGCGGTGCGCAACGACGGCACCTACAGCGGCAAGGACATCGGCGAGGTGCTCGTCAACAAGGGCGACGTCGGCTACGTGACGAGCATCAACACGTTCCTGCAGCAGTTCTATATCTACGCGGTCGACTTCGTCGACACCGGCCACCGGGTCGGGATGCGCGCGAAGGAGCTGTGCACGCTCGACAACCTGCCCGACGACGTGCTCGCGAAGCTCGGCGCGCACGCGGGCCGGCTCGGCGAGCTCGGGCGGGCCGTTGCAGCCGACGGGCCGCACGCCGCGGCGCGCGGAGAACCGGAGACGTCATCGTGA
- a CDS encoding nitrogen fixation protein NifZ codes for MEPMREPEYSWGMRVVALDDLCNDGSYPDHAPGARLVDAGAVGEIVNVGQVVDTGEPVYLVEFGRQVIGCTEDEIAPAPAGLLPEHDGAAR; via the coding sequence ATGGAGCCCATGCGGGAGCCCGAGTATTCGTGGGGCATGCGCGTCGTCGCGCTGGACGATCTGTGCAACGACGGCAGCTATCCGGACCATGCGCCCGGCGCGCGCCTCGTCGACGCGGGCGCGGTGGGCGAGATCGTCAACGTCGGGCAGGTCGTCGACACGGGCGAGCCGGTTTACCTGGTCGAGTTCGGCCGGCAGGTGATCGGTTGTACCGAGGACGAGATCGCGCCGGCGCCGGCCGGCCTGCTGCCCGAACACGACGGGGCGGCGCGATGA
- a CDS encoding cysteine desulfurase family protein, whose product MIYLDHNATTAPAPAAIDAMLAVLTDVWANASSQHGAGQQAKRTLAAARATIAGALGCKAREVVFTSGATEANHLAVLGLGASATASAVRRRLVFGATEHAAQLKLAHALAAQGRPVDFIAVRPDGVLDLDSAARVIGPDVALVSVMAANNETGVLMPITDVKALAQAAGALLHVDATQLVGKLPFDFAALGADAVSLSAHKLHGPKGIGALLVRDGVPLAAQFPGSQERHRRGGTENLPAIVGFAAALERLADVLADAARIAALRDAFEAGLRAALPGVHVYGASAPRLPGTSCLRVGRLDADTVLQRCEQIGVCASSGSACSSGGSEPSHVLSAMGVPRDEALGAVRFSLGAATTARDIDYLLAALPPLLKPLLAEAAVQPT is encoded by the coding sequence ATGATCTATCTCGACCACAACGCGACGACGGCGCCCGCGCCGGCGGCGATCGACGCGATGCTCGCCGTGCTGACCGACGTGTGGGCCAACGCGTCGTCGCAGCATGGCGCCGGACAGCAGGCGAAGCGCACGCTGGCCGCCGCGCGCGCGACGATCGCCGGCGCGCTCGGTTGCAAGGCCAGGGAAGTGGTCTTCACGAGCGGCGCGACCGAGGCGAATCATCTCGCAGTGCTCGGGCTCGGGGCGTCGGCCACGGCCTCGGCCGTGCGGCGCAGGCTCGTCTTCGGCGCGACGGAGCATGCGGCGCAGCTGAAGCTCGCGCACGCGCTCGCCGCCCAGGGCCGTCCGGTCGATTTCATCGCGGTGCGGCCGGACGGCGTGCTCGATCTCGACAGCGCCGCGCGCGTGATCGGCCCGGACGTCGCGCTGGTGTCGGTGATGGCGGCGAACAACGAGACCGGCGTGCTGATGCCGATCACCGACGTGAAGGCGCTCGCGCAGGCGGCGGGCGCGCTGCTGCACGTCGACGCGACGCAGCTGGTCGGCAAGCTGCCGTTCGATTTCGCGGCGCTCGGCGCCGACGCGGTGTCGCTGTCCGCGCACAAGCTGCACGGGCCGAAAGGGATCGGCGCGCTGCTCGTGCGCGACGGCGTGCCGCTCGCGGCGCAGTTTCCCGGCAGCCAGGAGCGGCACCGGCGCGGCGGCACCGAAAACCTGCCCGCGATCGTCGGCTTCGCCGCGGCGCTCGAGCGGCTGGCCGATGTGCTCGCCGACGCCGCACGGATCGCCGCGCTGCGCGACGCGTTCGAGGCCGGCCTGCGCGCGGCGCTGCCCGGCGTGCACGTGTACGGCGCGAGCGCGCCGCGCTTGCCCGGCACGAGCTGCCTGCGCGTCGGCCGACTGGACGCCGACACCGTCTTGCAGCGCTGCGAGCAGATCGGCGTGTGCGCGTCGTCAGGCTCGGCGTGCTCGTCCGGCGGCAGCGAGCCGTCGCACGTGCTGAGCGCGATGGGCGTGCCGCGCGACGAGGCGCTCGGCGCCGTGCGCTTCTCGCTCGGCGCGGCCACCACCGCGCGCGACATCGATTACCTGCTCGCCGCGCTGCCTCCGTTGTTGAAGCCGTTGCTGGCCGAAGCGGCCGTGCAGCCGACCTGA
- the nifT gene encoding putative nitrogen fixation protein NifT: protein MKVMIRRDSKGVLSAYVPKKDLEEPIVSMARPQMWGGLVTLGNGWQLELPEMDAATALPVTVEARRIAGVEE from the coding sequence GTGAAAGTGATGATTCGCAGAGACAGCAAAGGCGTGCTGAGCGCCTACGTGCCGAAGAAGGACCTCGAGGAGCCGATCGTGTCGATGGCGCGGCCGCAGATGTGGGGCGGGCTCGTCACGCTCGGCAATGGCTGGCAGCTCGAGCTGCCCGAGATGGATGCCGCCACGGCGCTGCCCGTGACGGTCGAAGCGCGGCGTATCGCCGGCGTGGAGGAATGA